The proteins below come from a single Fastidiosipila sanguinis genomic window:
- the dinB gene encoding DNA polymerase IV: MKRKILHVDMNNFYASVELLDKPELRDKPVIVGGDESSRHGIVLAKNEIAKRYGIKTAETLYQARKKCPNLVVLPSHHDLYREYSRKAKAIYLEYSDRVQSFGPDEAWIDVSHRPESGLEIAKTIQNRILKELGLTVSVGVSWNKTFAKMGSDYKKPFAITVIDENNYQEILWPLPVETFLFVGSKTAERLKTIGIDTIGELAKVDPVYISKYLGKNGMSLVKNARGEDEDPVLSQDEQGPAKSIGAMRTTSKDLSSLEEISKLFSILAEEVEARLAAENMRTRTLRIYVRDNKFNNYTRQKALERAISTKTELTKAALDLFQEHFQDLGAIRLLGITADKLEDKSQPQQMNLEDLMQLANDIEENKKVTSKEIEVLLNELQFKFGEASVFLANDLNESHDLNSLDDLNDLNELYDLS, from the coding sequence AGTCTAGTCGACATGGTATAGTTTTGGCCAAAAATGAAATAGCCAAAAGGTATGGTATTAAGACGGCAGAGACACTTTATCAGGCACGTAAGAAATGTCCTAATCTAGTAGTTTTACCTTCACATCATGATCTTTATAGGGAGTATTCTCGTAAGGCAAAAGCAATATATTTGGAATATAGTGACAGAGTTCAAAGTTTCGGTCCTGATGAGGCTTGGATAGACGTCAGTCATAGACCAGAGAGTGGTTTGGAGATAGCCAAAACGATACAGAACAGAATTCTTAAAGAGCTGGGGTTAACAGTTTCAGTAGGTGTTTCCTGGAATAAGACTTTTGCGAAAATGGGCAGTGACTATAAGAAGCCATTTGCTATAACTGTAATTGATGAAAATAATTATCAGGAGATTTTGTGGCCTTTGCCGGTTGAAACGTTTTTATTTGTAGGGAGCAAAACGGCAGAAAGACTTAAGACAATTGGAATCGATACAATTGGTGAATTAGCAAAAGTTGACCCAGTTTATATTAGTAAGTATCTTGGGAAAAATGGAATGAGTCTAGTGAAAAATGCTAGAGGAGAAGATGAAGATCCGGTTCTAAGTCAGGATGAACAAGGACCTGCCAAATCAATTGGAGCGATGCGGACGACTAGTAAAGATTTATCCAGTCTGGAAGAGATCTCCAAATTGTTTTCTATATTAGCGGAGGAAGTTGAAGCAAGATTAGCCGCTGAGAATATGCGTACCAGGACTCTTAGAATATATGTTAGAGACAATAAATTTAATAACTACACTCGCCAAAAGGCCTTGGAGAGGGCAATCTCGACGAAAACTGAATTAACAAAAGCTGCTCTCGATCTGTTTCAAGAGCATTTCCAAGATCTTGGAGCCATACGCTTATTGGGGATTACAGCAGATAAACTTGAGGATAAGAGCCAACCTCAGCAGATGAATTTAGAAGATTTAATGCAGCTTGCGAATGATATAGAAGAGAATAAAAAAGTAACCTCTAAGGAAATTGAGGTATTACTAAATGAATTGCAATTTAAGTTTGGTGAAGCAAGTGTATTTTTGGCAAATGATCTTAATGAAAGCCATGATTTGAATAGCCTGGATGATTTGAATGACTTGAATGAATTGTACGACTTGAGTTAA
- a CDS encoding GNAT family N-acetyltransferase yields MFSKVKGADIEQLLEEKPLRFYDEREELEDLLFDDEAEYYLSDDNAIMVNPGETREIWSMPLSDDFDLKAFEDWLARQGSEFSVIMNVTGMNPGSFRYQEYYDVSEPIKSYYHKGEGELKDSFDPSEFGAEIPGTIRLLNVNDEKTARNFFQTETRGIMDLGQVFSFIVKDELGKILGYFDEDGKLIGYITSMYGAYDVLVVDDLYVLSSRRKQGVGSSLAKALLAVANAESMDVYWPVAETELAQKTAESAGYEEVAQRITIRNL; encoded by the coding sequence ATGTTTTCAAAGGTTAAAGGTGCTGATATTGAGCAATTATTGGAAGAGAAACCTTTACGTTTCTATGATGAAAGAGAAGAATTAGAAGATCTATTGTTTGATGATGAAGCTGAGTATTATCTGTCAGATGATAATGCTATTATGGTAAATCCTGGTGAGACTAGAGAAATTTGGTCAATGCCTTTATCCGATGATTTCGACCTAAAAGCATTCGAAGATTGGCTAGCAAGACAAGGGTCTGAATTTAGCGTAATCATGAATGTCACTGGTATGAATCCAGGATCTTTTAGATATCAAGAATACTATGATGTTTCCGAACCAATCAAGAGCTACTACCATAAAGGTGAAGGTGAGCTTAAAGATAGTTTCGATCCTAGTGAATTTGGTGCTGAAATACCTGGAACAATTCGCTTGTTAAATGTAAATGATGAGAAAACTGCTAGAAACTTCTTCCAAACAGAGACAAGAGGAATAATGGATTTAGGTCAAGTATTCTCCTTTATAGTTAAAGATGAATTAGGAAAAATTCTAGGCTATTTCGATGAAGACGGTAAGTTAATTGGCTATATTACAAGTATGTATGGTGCCTATGATGTTCTTGTAGTTGATGATCTATATGTCCTATCTTCTAGACGTAAACAAGGAGTTGGAAGCAGCTTGGCTAAAGCTTTACTAGCTGTTGCGAATGCAGAATCAATGGACGTTTACTGGCCAGTGGCAGAAACTGAATTAGCACAAAAAACAGCTGAGTCAGCAGGTTACGAAGAAGTTGCCCAAAGAATTACAATTAGAAATTTATAA